A genomic segment from Juglans regia cultivar Chandler chromosome 14, Walnut 2.0, whole genome shotgun sequence encodes:
- the LOC109007381 gene encoding pentatricopeptide repeat-containing protein At4g18975, chloroplastic codes for MFRSPTMSFLVRRLTQLGEVRVRYFNSSNYSNMSFPSQKSHPGPTATTETSFQDECNGQPMRPEKNAGDVQESRIGENVSRKDKVNFLVNTLLDIKDSKEAVYGALDAWVAWEQNFPIVSIKRALLALEKEQQWHKVVQVIKWMLSKGQGTTMGTYGQLIRALDMDHRAEEAHKIWERKIGMDLHSVPWQLCRQMISIYYRNNMLKSLVKLFKDLEAFDRKPPEKSIVQRVADAYEMLGLLEEKERVLEKYNDLFTGNESEKHKKAPSKRKKK; via the exons ATGTTTAGATCACCTACAATGTCTTTTCTG GTTCGCCGGTTAACTCAGCTTGGAGAGGTACGGGTCCGATATTTTAACAGTTCCAATTACAGCAACATGTCGTTTCCATCTCAGAAATCTCACCCAGGCCCTACAGCAACTACTGAGACATCATTTCAG GATGAATGCAATGGCCAACCTATGCGTCCGGAGAAGAATGCCGGGGACGTGCAAGAGAGTCGAATTGGGGAGAATGTTTCAAGGAAGGATAAAGTCAATTTTCTTGTGAATACA CTTCTTGATATCAAGGATAGTAAGGAAGCTGTTTATGGTGCGTTAGATGCATGGGTTGCATGGGAGCAAAACTTTCCTATTGTATCAATCAAGAGGGCATTGCTTGCTCTTGAAAAGGAACAGCAGTGGCATAAAGTTGTTCAG GTAATTAAATGGATGCTAAGCAAGGGGCAGGGAACTACAATGGGAACATACGGGCAACTCATACGGGCTTTAGATATGGACCACAGAGCAGAAGAAGCGCACAAGATTTGGGAGCGGAAAATTGGGATGGATCTACATTCAGTTCCTTGGCAGTTGTGCAGACAAATGATATCTATATACTATCGAAACAACATGCTGAAGAGTCTTGTAAAG CTCTTCAAGGACTTGGAAGCTTTTGATCGGAAACCTCCAGAGAAGTCAATAGTGCAGAGAGTGGCAGATGCATATGAGATGTTGGGCTTacttgaagaaaaagagagggtgCTGGAGAAGTACAATGACCTTTTCACTGGAAATGAGTCCGAGAAACATAAGAAAGCTCCATctaagagaaagaagaaatga